aagaaatacctTCTCCGTAGATCTGTCTTAATTTGCTTCGTCGTTCTTAACTGTCCTCCTCGGTCAAATCTGTGACGCTTTCTGATACCCCTTGGCTTCCATCCTGCTCCACCGCACCCGTTATTTCACCTTCCACATCGTCTGCTTGTGCCTTGTCTGCATTTCCCTCTTCCAGTTTCTCATTCTGATTGACGTCAAACACGTTGTCCACCTTGAGTATGTTAGTACACGCCAGAGGGATTCCCCCAACGcacattttttgaaataaaaaaagaatggataTTTTCGGATTATGTTTGTCGTCCTCCATTACGATTTTCTTATCTCCTTCATCCTTAAGGACCTGGAAGCTAGAAGTATTTTCGTTCTCATAAGATTCACCTGCTATCTGTGCATACAGATTTGGATCCTTCTCTTTTAGAAACTGAAtttctttgaaaaaaatggactgCTTGCAGAATTCTTTAAATTCCTCACCTTTTATTACTACAAACTCGCATAACTTTTTGGCACTTTCGAATGCATCTTCCGGGATCACGATATTGTCCAGAGTGCTCTTTGTATTCGAAACATCCTTCTGCACCTTCTCCACCTCCACGTCTtgcttctgttccttctgtTCTACTGCACTGCCTGTTGATGCATCCATTGGACACTCCCCCCCTCCACCAGTTTTGTTGTAATTACCACTACACGCATTGGTACTTGCTTGGTTCATCACCGTTccattcttcttcacttctCCTATGTTAGCCTTCCCTTGTATGTCCATGGCACCCCCATCAACTTTGTTCTTCCTCAAGGCCAGTGTTCCGATCGCCGCCACGAGAAGATATACGCAGCAGAGTAGTCTGCACTTCTTCAGGTACCTCATTTTTTGGGCGTACGCATAACACACGTTCGATTATTCGCACGTTGGACAGGTGGCAAGTTTCACCAATCGATGTTTTCCACTCGTTGGGGCTACACGATTACGCTTCTACCCACTAGGatcgcaaaaaaagaaaaaaaaaaaaaaaaaaaggggccaCCGCAGCAGTGTCAGGGGAGCAGCGCCACTTTGAACAAACTAATAAATTCTGCTTGGTGGTCACCTGGAAAAAGACAACTACTCAATCTTaactctccttttcttttttttcttctttttggtAATCGAGGGTGGGAGGCTGGAAATCCCTTTCAATTCCTACGCGTACACGCGAATGCACAATCagtacatatacacgtaaaaaaaaaaaaaaaaaaactttgcaACTAGGAATCGCAGAAGTTCAAATACATACAAACTAGTGCATATGCTAAGACGGACACGCACGCACACACCTTACATTGCAACCACGATTTGctttcaaaaaggaaaagaacaaaatgtggGTGATTCCCAAACGACCAGTCTGTCTTTCCATAATAGGGAATACACAACTGCATAATGTGAAAAGAAGTCttcccaagaaaaaaaaaaaaaaaaaaaaaaaaaaaatagctaaaaaAGTGATGAAAATGTGGAAACAAATTCCCCGCACCCAGTTGCATCCTACCTCTAatgatggaaaaggaaaattttgtaaaatccgttgtttaaaaaaaaaaaaaaaattgtatttgCCTTTTCCTCAGCACGATTTTATCATCAATTGTGGGCAAAAttcattttacatttttatcacTTCCTATTGGGTACACTTAAAAATGtaccaccttttttttttttttttttttttttttttctcatcacgCCATTAGCCGTGTCCTTCCCCAAATGTTATCCTATATGTGGACTTATTTCTCAGCATTGGGGggaattttccaaatggaaCGCTTCTCTTCACTAGTTGGAGTTTCTATACACAGACCTGCGCACAACGCGGGAACCACAGACTACTTGCAAGGTAAGTTGTTGTAGAGGGGCACGTACCACTTATCACCACGTAAAAGCGAAACGCTACAAAAGTTCCACACTCTACATATTGCAACACATTTCGTACATTTTCCGCGtggtaccttttttttcacctttcttTTAACTTAATAAACTTCCCCAAACGTCGTCCGAAATGGCTGTCCTCCATTTGCACATATCTTCCTCCACCATAATGTctcaaaaaggaggaataagTACATGCTTAAAAGTGGGAGCTCAAAATGGGTTTAAAAGTATGCTCAGCGTTCATCCGTAAAATGTCTTAGCCGTTAATCCACACCTGCTTGTCCAGTTGAATTTTCTCAACTCTAATACATGTTGTAACTTCGCTTgatcgcaaaaaaaaaaaaaaaaaaaaaaaaagaaaagtccaaaaaatggagaaaaaactgcCTGAACGGGTCATACATTTTGTCGacatttttcgaaaatacCCGAAGGATCATACAAACAGATCAACGTAAGCGGCAAGAAATTATCCCCAATGCCCACATGGAACTCGCTCCCTCCCTACTGCGTTACGGCACCGGGGGGAACcttgcaaaataatttccataagaaaagaaaaaaaaaattacgcaaactttttctttttttccgacCATGGTGAGAAGAAATACAAATGGGTCGTAAAaatggcagaaaaaaaaaaaaaaaaaaggggagtaTGCAGGGACTGGGAAAATATGCCCTACAATCTCTGCCtcacaaaaatgtgttcatGCTGACGTGAGAGAAACATTGCGCGGAGGAAAGGACCACGACAGTGCTACTGCAGTGTTGCAAACGGGACAAGCGTCGCAGCGAGGCCTCATACCTGAGAGGGGGCTCCCCtcagaaggggaaaacacgCCGCTGGAATGCAGCACAATGCAGTTTACCGCACATTTGACCCCTCACAATATTTCCCCAAAATGTGGCACTCTAAGTGTAACCACCTGGTGAAGGGTAACAAACTTAAACACCTCACCACAAGCGCCAGTGCTCACTGTTGCCCTTATTTGCCCGCCAAGGGATGCCCTACCTGGAGGGCAGACAGAAAGCTAATCCGAACGTCCATCTTCAAAGATGATGACATATACATGGACCCTCTCCAAATTCACAACGAAGAGCCGAACAAAACAAACTACCTGAACAGAGCATCACCAAACGAGTGCATATACACCCGGAATAACGTAGGAATGAACGCAATCCtcataaacaaaaaatacatgGACCTAAAATGCATTAACCAGTTGTATAGGGAGCTACTTAATGGAGAAATCAACTTCACGAAAAGGTTCACCTTCCTCACGTCCATCAGTAACGATTCCTTAACACATGGTTACAATTTAATGGACCTTTTGAAAATCTTGGAAGTGTAtcagaaagggaaaaacaacaGATATGCAGATGTTTTCAAGAAAATTATGTATAACATTAATGAATTAAGTTACCTGATCTTTTCATATAGAAAGCCACTCATAGTCTACTGTAACGGCAGCGTTAGAGGTTCTGGAGGGTTCATACCCTTCTTGGCCAACAATAGCGCCTCATATTTTCACTCGTCCTATGCCTACACGAACTTGAagtattcttttttaccttatGGTGGCATCTCCTACGTGCTAGCCAATTTGAGAGGATCCATTGGATTTTACTTAGCACTCACAGGCGAAGTAATAAAATCGGCGGACCTTATGTGGTGCGGTTTGACAAAAAGGTGGATAGCAGAAGACTGTCTAGAGCTGATGGAACTCACATCAGAATCGCAACTGGAGGTGTCCGAACAAGATGCCAACCTTCTCTTGGAAGAGCATTTTTTGAAAGTCCCCAAAATGTATAccttaaaaaattacgaagAAATAATTCACGACCATTTTAAGTACCCATCCCTCATGCAAATTATGGCCAAGCTAGATGCATCTAGGAAGAAAAACCATCCTGATGAACGGGTTCGCCTCTGGGCAGAAAAAACATACCAACAAATCCTTGCACAACCTCCTATAGCGGCACATCTAACATTTGAAATTATGAACCTACTTAGAACCCACAAAATGGAGCTACTCAAAAAAGCACAAgtcacaaaaaatatatacaaccAGATGACACAAAATAGTTACAAGGTAGTCCCAACGACCAAGGAAGAAGTAAGCTTAGCTGAACTCAAGTTCACCATTGATTCGGAGCTCCTTACAAAAGCATTAAACCTTGAAACGAATGCTATAGCCAACTTCATTTCATGTCCAGACGTTCTCAATGGAATAACCTCCTATTTGGTTAAAGACACGGATCACTCCTTCAAATGCACCTACCTCAATAACTCTCTTCTTGAGACCAAGAAGGACATCATCCAttacttcctcttttacaaaaatgattACGAGTTTGCTATACATGACAGACCCGACATAAGCTTCTCCAGCTTGAGTGCTCTCGATCGATGCAACCAGCCTTTTGGTGCACGCGACCGACATTTTTACGCAGAGCAGGTTCGTTGAACAGGACGCCACGCAGGGATAGCGATACAGCTACCTGCCCGTTAGGCATGCGTCATTTTGCAATTTAATCCCTCCATGGGGACACCGTTTTGTTACACTAACCCATTCTACCCGCACTTTTCCCCTCTCTGCAGAGCAAACGATGGAGCGACGACTACCTGAAGGATCAGCTGAATGAGATTAACAAACTAGCCCTATGATCctgttgtcttttttttttttttttttttttttttttttacctgacctgttcataaaaaGAGCAACATATAATGTAgcacatatttcttttttttgttcgctTCATGGGGGGAAAGGCCTCCCAACACAAATACAAATACGGATGCGAATTGGATCCTCATTCGCGCAAAATATGACTAA
Above is a window of Plasmodium knowlesi strain H genome assembly, chromosome: 6 DNA encoding:
- a CDS encoding rhoptry neck protein 12, putative — protein: MRYLKKCRLLCCVYLLVAAIGTLALRKNKVDGGAMDIQGKANIGEVKKNGTVMNQASTNACSGNYNKTGGGGECPMDASTGSAVEQKEQKQDVEVEKVQKDVSNTKSTLDNIVIPEDAFESAKKLCEFVVIKGEEFKEFCKQSIFFKEIQFLKEKDPNLYAQIAGESYENENTSSFQVLKDEGDKKIVMEDDKHNPKISILFLFQKMCVGGIPLACTNILKVDNVFDVNQNEKLEEGNADKAQADDVEGEITGAVEQDGSQGVSESVTDLTEEDS